GTGGTCGACGTGGTGCGAGGCCGCGGAGTCCTTCGAGGCGTCGCGGTTGCTGCCCTTCGAGCCGGATGCGGCGAACCTGACGCGGATGTTCACCCGGCGGGAGAACCAGGAGCCCGGAGACGGGGTGAGCCTGTGGGCGTGGGCGGGCGAGCGCCGGGACGAGGTGACGGGCGTGAGCCTGCGGTGTGGCTCGGCGTCACACCAGACGTCGGCGGTGTGCCTGCTGAAGCCGCCGTCCTACGGGCCGGTGGCGGAGCGGGTGGTGAGCGCCGGGGTGATGAAGGAAGTGCTGAAGTGCATGGCGGTGGCGTGGGAGCCGGAGTGGGCGGTGGCCACGTCGGACAATCATCGGGACATGGTGTCGGGCCGCGCGCGGGCGGGCACCTTCGTGGGGTGGATGATGTATTTCTCTCGTCGACGCGGTGAGGTGCCTCCCCTGCCGAAGCCGGTGAAGGTGGAGCCGGTGGAGGGACTGGGCACGTTGATAGTGCTGACGCCGGACCGCTTCACGGCCGGCAACCCCGAGCACGTGCAGCTGGCCGAGCAGGTCTGCGAGGCCCTGCGGTGCGCGAAGCTGCTGGGCGCGCTGCGGCCGTGGAAGCCCTTCGGCAATCAAGGGCGAGGTGAGTAGCAGTTCGAGGCACTCCGGGCTCGCTGGCTCCCCCGCCAGCAGCCCGTAGGGGCTGACGAGCACCCGAGGGCCCGGCCCCGCCGGTGTCCTCCAGGTGGCGCTTGCCCCGGAGGACACCGGAAAGAAGCCGTGCATGAAGGCGTGTCTATGGGTATAGACAGGCCCACATGTGTCCCATGGTGAAGACAGAAGACCTCATCGACGCCCAGGGAGTGGCCGGGTTGCTGCGCCTGAGCCACACCAACAGCGTCAGCACCTACCTGCGCCGCTACCCGGACATGCCGCGTCCCGTGCTGGACCTGGGCACCGGGCGCCCCCGGCTCTGGCTCCGTCCCCAGGTGGTGCGCTGGATGCGCGCCCGCCAGTCCGAGCAGCTCAGCGTTGGAGGTGAATCATGACCACCGCCGTTCCCCCGCGTACGCCCCCCGCCGTCCTGCCCGGCCCCAATGACACCTGCTGGTGCGGCAGCGGCTCCAAGTACAAGAAGTGCCACCGTGGCGCCGATGCCGTCGAGGCTCGCAAGAAGGGGCCCGACACCGCTCGCAAGGGCGTGCGTCCCGGCCTCATCAGCCCGCGCCGCGACGTGCCCATCCACATTCCCCGCCCGGACTACGCGGCGTCGGGCCGGCCCTCGCGGCGCGCTCCCGCGTCGGAAATCAACACGCCGGACGTCATCGCCCGCATGCGCCGCGCCTGCAAGGCCGCCGCCGAGGTGCTCCAGG
The sequence above is drawn from the Pyxidicoccus trucidator genome and encodes:
- a CDS encoding immunity 52 family protein, which codes for MNETWYAGAYWLGRRESAESCARRAETFFRSMRRCDPSWSTWCEAAESFEASRLLPFEPDAANLTRMFTRRENQEPGDGVSLWAWAGERRDEVTGVSLRCGSASHQTSAVCLLKPPSYGPVAERVVSAGVMKEVLKCMAVAWEPEWAVATSDNHRDMVSGRARAGTFVGWMMYFSRRRGEVPPLPKPVKVEPVEGLGTLIVLTPDRFTAGNPEHVQLAEQVCEALRCAKLLGALRPWKPFGNQGRGE